A region from the Diorhabda sublineata isolate icDioSubl1.1 chromosome X, icDioSubl1.1, whole genome shotgun sequence genome encodes:
- the LOC130451565 gene encoding calcium channel flower isoform X2, which yields MSFQDKISALMARPGQDPVAKDDVPWWMKFAGRGVGTFAGFVAMFLGVWVCVTITVANLFAGLWQIFAGFLLVCCEAPCCCMFVEHVQKLADFIEHRPYWNRAAAYGLLALPPLILNFGIFTGFGCGLILLTAVIYGMMALGKKGSREDMAAVASPHMVTSPTGMGHTDHHTTLMEDPDVWRPT from the exons atg tCATTTCAAGACAAAATTTCAGCCCTAATGGCACGGCCCGGTCAAGATCCAGTAGCAAAAGACGATGTACCATGGTGGATGAAATTTGCTGGAAGAGGAGTTGGCACCTTCGCAGGATTTG TTGCTATGTTTTTGGGGGTATGGGTATGTGTGACAATAACTGTAGCAAACCTATTTGCTGGTCTATGGCAAATTTTTGCTGGATTCTTATTGGTTTGCTGTGAAGCACCATGCTGTTGTATGTTTGTGGAACATGTACAAAAATTAGCAGATTTTATTGAACATAGACCATATTGGAACAGGGCCGCTGCATATGGATT atTGGCTTTGCCtcctttaattttgaattttggaatttttactGGTTTTGGTTGTGGATTAATTTTGTTAACTGCAGTGATATATGGTATGATGGCATTGGGGAAAAA AGGCTCTAGGGAAGATATGGCAGCAGTTGCCTCGCCCCATATGGTAACTTCTCCAACTGGCATGGGACATACAGATCATCACACTACTCTTATGGAGGATCCAGATGTTTGGCGTCCAACATAA
- the LOC130451566 gene encoding uncharacterized protein LOC130451566: protein MDLFRKVFGMDRNEDHNQFRKDPRVSDYDSNDFYSEDPFSRRSFDVLSDPIQMHRYFEQQLSDVLKIFGLYRNSEFSIGIPNSPLDDWSQTPPSGPSENPENLRDQFLKPGYEKPVKNYSDMVDRDLDESVKNGNVSKVLEGKFGNEVMPYEKQKPKSFFFGTSQSIRTIQNPDGSIETHRTTRDNEGNEETTVCHKIGNKEYCVIKKKNKYGKEEVSENFVNIDEKEKDIFTKPKNNQPSGHPYSTSDFWSKFF, encoded by the exons ATGGATCTTTTTCGAAAAGTATTTGGGATGGATCGTAATGAGGATCATAATCA atttagAAAAGACCCTCGAGTGAGTGATTATGATAGTAATGATTTTTATTCTGAGGACCCTTTTAGCAGAAGAAGCTTTGATGTGCTCTCGGATCCCATACAAATGCACAGATATTTTGAGCAACAGTTGAGTGATGTCCTGAAAATATTTGGCTTATATAGAAATAGTGAATTTTCAA TTGGAATTCCAAATTCACCTCTAGATGATTGGTCACAAACACCTCCAAGTGGACCCAGTGAAAATCCTGAAAATTTACGTGATCAGTTTCTAAAACCAGGTTATGAGAAAccagtaaaaaattattctgataTGGTTGATAGAGATTTGGACGAAAG tgtgaaaaatggaaatgTAAGTAAAGTATTGGAGGGAAAATTTGGCAATGAAGTTATGCCTTATGAGAAGCAGAAACCTAAAAGCTTCTTCTTTGGAACTAGTCAATCCATAAGGACCATACAAAATCCTGATGGG TCTATAGAGACTCATAGAACCACTAGAGATAATGAAGGCAATGAAGAAACTACAGTATGTCATAAAATTGGAAACAAAGAATActgtgtaataaaaaaaaagaataaatatggCAAAGAGGAAGtatcagaaaattttgttaatatagatgaaaaagaaaaagacatATTTACCAAACCTAAAAATAATCAGCCCAGTGGACATCCATACAGTACTTCTGATTTCTGGAGCAAGTTCTTCtag
- the LOC130451565 gene encoding calcium channel flower isoform X1, with protein MSFQDKISALMARPGQDPVAKDDVPWWMKFAGRGVGTFAGFVAMFLGVWVCVTITVANLFAGLWQIFAGFLLVCCEAPCCCMFVEHVQKLADFIEHRPYWNRAAAYGLLALPPLILNFGIFTGFGCGLILLTAVIYGMMALGKKASADEMRQAARAENAVPPTNTRSNLVAHAQPISFTGTPVFDSNV; from the exons atg tCATTTCAAGACAAAATTTCAGCCCTAATGGCACGGCCCGGTCAAGATCCAGTAGCAAAAGACGATGTACCATGGTGGATGAAATTTGCTGGAAGAGGAGTTGGCACCTTCGCAGGATTTG TTGCTATGTTTTTGGGGGTATGGGTATGTGTGACAATAACTGTAGCAAACCTATTTGCTGGTCTATGGCAAATTTTTGCTGGATTCTTATTGGTTTGCTGTGAAGCACCATGCTGTTGTATGTTTGTGGAACATGTACAAAAATTAGCAGATTTTATTGAACATAGACCATATTGGAACAGGGCCGCTGCATATGGATT atTGGCTTTGCCtcctttaattttgaattttggaatttttactGGTTTTGGTTGTGGATTAATTTTGTTAACTGCAGTGATATATGGTATGATGGCATTGGGGAAAAA ggCATCAGCTGATGAGATGCGACAAGCAGCGCGAGCCGAAAATGCAGTACCACCTACCAATACGCGCTCGAATCTTGTCGCACATGCGCAGCCGATCAGTTTTACGGGCACGCCGGTTTTTGACAGTAACGTGTAG